Proteins from a genomic interval of Paenibacillus sp. FSL R5-0623:
- the narJ gene encoding nitrate reductase molybdenum cofactor assembly chaperone: protein MGKETMTTMTIEPNEGTGQALVYDSNTRRMVCKLISYLLQYPDTAWREGLQGVKEAIQSISDEMVNQILLTFVDEAQSVSSIEWQDAYVRTFDFDKKCNLYLTYALHGDERDRGPALIELKRRYEAAGFYMEVSELPDYLPMVLEFVAEAPEEDALGVLSSCHKALVTMSESITGQNSPYGPLLSLMLQVIPEPPAPDVPEQEETVNQQPADLMQIAAQMRRGNR, encoded by the coding sequence ATGGGAAAGGAGACAATGACAACGATGACGATCGAACCCAATGAGGGAACAGGTCAGGCTCTGGTTTACGATTCGAATACGAGAAGAATGGTCTGTAAACTGATCTCCTACCTGTTGCAATATCCGGATACAGCGTGGAGAGAAGGACTGCAAGGAGTGAAGGAAGCTATACAGTCCATTTCCGATGAGATGGTGAACCAGATCTTGCTGACATTTGTAGATGAAGCACAGTCGGTAAGCTCGATTGAGTGGCAGGATGCCTATGTTCGTACATTCGATTTTGATAAAAAGTGTAACCTCTATCTCACGTATGCTCTTCATGGAGATGAACGGGATCGGGGCCCGGCTCTGATTGAATTGAAACGCAGATATGAAGCTGCGGGATTTTATATGGAAGTGAGTGAGTTGCCGGACTATTTGCCTATGGTGCTTGAATTTGTAGCTGAGGCTCCCGAGGAAGATGCCTTAGGGGTGCTCTCCAGTTGCCATAAGGCGTTGGTCACAATGAGCGAAAGCATTACGGGACAGAACAGCCCATATGGACCACTGCTCAGTCTGATGTTACAGGTCATTCCTGAGCCTCCTGCCCCTGATGTGCCAGAACAAGAAGAGACAGTTAACCAACAACCTGCAGATCTTATGCAGATCGCTGCCCAGATGAGGAGGGGGAATCGGTGA
- the narI gene encoding respiratory nitrate reductase subunit gamma, translating to MSTLELLLWGALPYMVIVFCITATIWRYVTNPFSWTSKSSEMLEKRMLKWGSLLFHIGIFAVICGHIAGLLVPVEFYRWIGLSDEGYHLMAIAGGLPAGIIALAGAVILLVRRYVARRVRATSSIGDWMALAMLIIVIVTGILATSANAVNHTGFDYRTTINPWLRGLIVFQPDPVLMQTVPMNFKVHILLTFVLYCVFPFTRLVHMLSMPLGYLKRSYVLYRRRDGAVYPNQEQKKERAM from the coding sequence GTGAGTACACTGGAACTGTTGTTATGGGGCGCTCTTCCCTATATGGTCATTGTTTTCTGTATTACGGCGACAATCTGGCGTTATGTGACGAATCCTTTCAGTTGGACGTCCAAGTCCAGTGAGATGTTGGAGAAACGCATGCTAAAATGGGGCAGTTTACTCTTCCATATCGGGATATTCGCTGTAATCTGTGGACATATTGCCGGTTTGCTTGTTCCAGTGGAGTTCTATCGCTGGATTGGACTGAGTGATGAAGGATATCACTTGATGGCTATCGCAGGAGGACTGCCTGCGGGGATCATTGCATTGGCAGGTGCTGTCATTTTGCTGGTTCGCCGTTATGTTGCTCGCAGAGTGCGGGCGACAAGCAGCATCGGGGACTGGATGGCACTTGCCATGCTGATCATAGTCATTGTCACCGGAATACTGGCGACCTCGGCTAATGCGGTGAATCACACAGGTTTTGACTATCGAACAACGATTAATCCGTGGTTGCGCGGTCTGATCGTATTCCAGCCTGATCCCGTTCTGATGCAGACTGTACCGATGAACTTCAAAGTACACATTCTGCTTACCTTTGTACTGTACTGCGTGTTTCCATTTACACGTCTGGTTCACATGTTGAGTATGCCACTGGGTTATCTGAAACGCAGTTATGTGTTGTATCGCAGAAGAGATGGTGCTGTGTATCCGAATCAGGAACAAAAAAAGGAAAGGGCGATGTAG